One Microbacter margulisiae genomic window carries:
- a CDS encoding FecR family protein: MITDIDNILLIKFLRKELTDGENQQVIDWLQAKEENKHFLFGLKEAYMLSQWEELRDKADTEAGWNELNQTLELDSIPKASMWKKIRTTLQYAAAIILLLSVGYFLRDLITRHPVQYAVVETSDGQQSTLILSDGTKVRLNENTKLVYPTDFNGSTRTVALRGEAYFEVVHNAKKPFMVNVGSYTVKDIGTKFDIDTYPDEIYSYTSLKEGEVQVMENNRDQNLITDLKAGMQLGFNRRTKEYFVRTVDQNSIGDWTKGQIVIKRETLQEVAERLQHKYDYNISVQNNRLDSLKYNITIENESLEEILNDIHFITPQVHYYINKKDKSLIFK; this comes from the coding sequence ATGATAACGGATATTGACAACATATTGCTTATAAAGTTCTTGCGGAAAGAGCTGACTGACGGCGAAAACCAGCAGGTCATCGACTGGTTGCAGGCCAAGGAAGAGAATAAGCATTTCCTGTTTGGACTGAAAGAAGCTTACATGCTGAGCCAGTGGGAAGAATTGCGCGACAAAGCAGATACAGAGGCAGGCTGGAATGAATTAAATCAGACACTGGAGCTGGATTCGATCCCTAAAGCGTCCATGTGGAAAAAAATTCGCACCACTTTGCAATACGCAGCTGCTATCATCCTGTTACTTTCAGTCGGGTATTTCCTGCGCGACCTGATTACGAGGCATCCGGTTCAGTATGCGGTGGTAGAAACATCAGACGGGCAGCAATCAACCCTCATTTTGAGCGATGGCACGAAAGTGAGACTGAATGAAAATACCAAACTGGTCTATCCAACCGACTTTAACGGGTCAACACGCACTGTTGCCTTAAGGGGAGAAGCCTATTTTGAGGTGGTTCACAACGCAAAGAAACCATTTATGGTCAATGTAGGCAGTTATACGGTAAAAGATATAGGCACAAAATTTGATATCGATACCTATCCTGATGAGATCTATTCCTATACCAGCCTGAAAGAAGGCGAAGTGCAGGTGATGGAGAATAACCGGGATCAGAACTTAATTACCGACCTCAAGGCAGGAATGCAGCTAGGATTTAACCGACGAACAAAAGAATATTTTGTCAGGACAGTAGATCAAAATAGTATAGGAGATTGGACAAAAGGCCAAATAGTAATCAAACGGGAAACATTGCAGGAAGTTGCAGAAAGATTACAACATAAATATGATTATAATATTTCTGTGCAAAATAATCGATTGGATTCATTAAAATACAACATAACCATTGAGAACGAGTCATTGGAAGAAATTCTAAATGATATTCACTTTATTACACCCCAAGTACATTATTATATAAACAAGAAAGACAAATCATTGATATTTAAATAG
- a CDS encoding RNA polymerase sigma-70 factor has product MKNEDEYIFKAIRKGDIQAFERFYKTYQPKLFAYGMGILKDEENVKDLVQETFIIFWENHEHILTDYSITAYLFKIFQSKCIKHLRFNAVKTNFSNLSEFKLQEIELAYYNPDDNILGTIFMHDVEALYANAIKKLPEQCREIFVLSRQHQMKSADIAVKLGLSVRTVENQIYKAIRIVREEMKDYAFPVVLTIVLLSGLF; this is encoded by the coding sequence ATGAAGAACGAGGACGAATACATATTTAAAGCTATTCGTAAGGGAGACATACAAGCGTTCGAACGTTTTTATAAAACATATCAGCCCAAGCTGTTTGCTTATGGCATGGGCATACTGAAAGACGAGGAGAACGTGAAGGATCTGGTGCAGGAGACATTCATCATTTTTTGGGAAAATCATGAACATATTCTGACGGATTATTCAATTACGGCTTATTTATTCAAGATATTTCAGAGTAAATGTATTAAACACCTGCGGTTTAATGCGGTAAAGACAAACTTTTCGAATTTATCGGAGTTTAAATTACAGGAAATTGAGCTTGCGTATTACAATCCGGATGATAATATCCTGGGAACGATCTTTATGCACGATGTTGAGGCCTTATATGCCAATGCCATTAAGAAATTGCCCGAGCAATGCCGTGAGATCTTTGTGCTGAGCAGGCAACATCAGATGAAAAGCGCCGATATTGCAGTGAAACTGGGGCTTTCGGTGAGGACGGTGGAGAATCAGATATATAAAGCAATCCGTATTGTGCGTGAAGAGATGAAAGATTACGCTTTCCCTGTGGTTTTAACGATAGTTTTGTTGAGTGGACTCTTTTGA
- a CDS encoding nuclear transport factor 2 family protein, with protein sequence MEKGTNTPKKVDRNHPAFNKNAEPFYSIIMEGLKGEVDGEHFWDAVAEDAVFEFLYHIPGFTHKIEGRTAYMNWFGSYTNVLHSSDNLRVYKSAKPEKVIILEYEVHGKVPSTGKAYDNRFCSIITIENRKIAHWRDYMDSLAVMLSVSSD encoded by the coding sequence ATGGAAAAGGGAACAAACACTCCGAAAAAAGTGGATAGGAATCATCCTGCCTTTAATAAGAATGCCGAACCATTCTATAGTATTATCATGGAAGGGTTGAAAGGAGAGGTGGACGGGGAGCATTTTTGGGATGCTGTAGCAGAAGATGCAGTATTTGAATTTTTATATCATATTCCAGGATTTACCCATAAGATTGAAGGCCGTACTGCGTATATGAACTGGTTTGGAAGTTATACCAATGTCCTTCATTCGTCCGATAACTTACGGGTATATAAATCGGCAAAACCTGAAAAGGTAATTATTTTGGAATATGAAGTTCATGGAAAGGTTCCTTCTACAGGAAAAGCCTACGATAACCGTTTTTGTTCTATCATAACGATCGAAAATCGTAAAATAGCCCATTGGCGTGATTATATGGATTCGCTCGCCGTAATGCTTTCTGTTTCTTCTGATTAA
- a CDS encoding ArsR/SmtB family transcription factor produces MEANKNKDYIVDNETLARFAKALGHPTRITILQYLASLNSCYFGDIHNELPIAKATVSQHLKELKDAGLIQGEIETPKVKYCINRENWIKAQASFEALFNSKSDKSTTTKPGCF; encoded by the coding sequence ATGGAAGCTAATAAAAATAAAGATTATATTGTTGACAACGAAACACTTGCCCGTTTTGCTAAAGCTTTGGGTCACCCAACGCGCATCACCATTTTGCAATACCTCGCTTCATTGAACAGTTGTTATTTTGGCGATATTCATAATGAACTGCCAATAGCAAAAGCGACCGTATCCCAACATTTGAAAGAATTAAAAGATGCTGGCCTGATTCAGGGAGAGATAGAAACGCCCAAGGTGAAATACTGTATTAACCGGGAAAACTGGATAAAAGCGCAAGCCTCTTTTGAAGCTCTGTTTAACAGCAAATCAGATAAATCAACTACAACAAAACCAGGCTGTTTTTAA
- a CDS encoding FmdE family protein, translating to MSTQRFQIPDWAFEFHGHECPFMPIGYRMGVLALKTLGVERCKDHEFHVFSEMGVGHPQGCMQDGIMAATGATFGKGMIDKLYYGKVAATFWHPDVKGAYRIFLRNEFQDKLAPHEFFNYRKMGIEPSQIPVEVRRDIVNIVLDATDDELFIVTAIPDFEYKPVKGSFAKAKCEVCGEYVFERYLRLKDGKRVCISCAGHEPDEMTIAVPNARLSHKH from the coding sequence ATGAGTACACAAAGATTTCAAATTCCGGATTGGGCATTTGAGTTTCACGGACATGAATGCCCTTTTATGCCAATTGGTTACCGTATGGGTGTTTTGGCATTAAAGACGTTAGGTGTTGAACGCTGCAAGGATCATGAGTTTCACGTATTTTCCGAAATGGGCGTTGGTCATCCGCAGGGATGTATGCAGGATGGTATCATGGCTGCCACCGGAGCAACTTTTGGAAAGGGTATGATTGATAAATTATACTACGGTAAAGTAGCGGCTACCTTTTGGCATCCTGATGTAAAAGGTGCTTATCGTATCTTTTTGCGCAATGAGTTTCAGGATAAACTGGCTCCTCATGAATTCTTTAATTACCGCAAAATGGGTATTGAACCATCACAGATACCGGTAGAAGTCAGACGGGATATTGTAAATATAGTCTTAGATGCTACTGACGATGAGTTATTTATTGTGACAGCGATTCCAGACTTTGAATACAAACCGGTTAAAGGTTCATTTGCAAAAGCTAAATGTGAAGTTTGCGGTGAATATGTTTTTGAGCGTTATCTGCGCCTCAAAGATGGAAAACGGGTTTGCATTTCCTGTGCCGGACACGAACCCGATGAGATGACAATAGCTGTACCCAACGCACGTCTTTCACACAAGCACTAA
- a CDS encoding sulfite exporter TauE/SafE family protein, translated as MDFNSALLMAVLFSFVLAFIFSMFGQGGGSVYSPLLILLGFSVLNSTSTSLVLNLITSLSAGYVFYKNKMIDMKASFMFVPGIVLGAFAGGVYARYVNQDILLWLFVFFLLILGTRMILTYWQKGHDTDEVPMPHPSVSMYILIVVFSIAVGLISGLLGVGGGVLIVPFMAYVLKYPTKSAAGSSHLIISFSALAGILGHATNHRLDYPLIVIVGIAVLIGGHLGARFSLRVKPKMIKAGLGLIMWALAAQILIKLI; from the coding sequence ATGGATTTTAACAGTGCTCTTTTAATGGCAGTACTCTTTTCTTTTGTACTTGCGTTCATCTTCTCGATGTTTGGACAGGGAGGAGGATCAGTTTATTCTCCACTACTGATTCTCCTTGGTTTTTCAGTTTTAAATTCAACATCCACATCATTGGTACTGAATTTGATTACCTCCCTCTCTGCAGGATATGTGTTCTATAAGAATAAAATGATTGATATGAAAGCATCGTTTATGTTTGTGCCGGGCATTGTCCTTGGTGCTTTTGCAGGCGGTGTTTATGCCCGATATGTCAATCAGGATATCTTATTGTGGTTGTTTGTGTTCTTCCTGTTAATCCTTGGTACCAGAATGATCCTTACTTATTGGCAGAAAGGACATGATACGGACGAGGTACCGATGCCACATCCTTCAGTTTCGATGTACATCCTGATTGTGGTTTTTAGTATTGCCGTAGGGCTGATCTCTGGCTTACTGGGAGTAGGTGGTGGTGTGCTGATTGTTCCCTTCATGGCTTATGTTCTGAAATACCCGACAAAATCAGCTGCAGGCTCTTCTCATCTCATTATTTCATTCTCGGCTCTTGCCGGAATTCTAGGACATGCAACCAATCATCGGCTTGATTATCCATTAATTGTCATAGTAGGAATTGCCGTATTAATTGGTGGACATCTCGGGGCAAGATTCAGTCTCAGGGTAAAACCCAAAATGATTAAAGCCGGCCTTGGCCTTATTATGTGGGCGCTTGCTGCTCAGATATTAATCAAATTAATTTAG
- a CDS encoding porin produces MIYLNKKKLKWIILMLGLVFALHAFGQDEKFVNLNGYLQTRLSSNFDNSTEFTIRRAKLWVYGEIPNLSFITYKMQAVYTSFKSESFVFQDAFADIHTPGYGYLRVGRFVPDFMLQRMQPDYEIPVLERADVISDMTINEKEMGREVGLQYTFQHKSLPLHFSFGIFNANVEQPAHSKDNLLLYTSRVAYKVIDKGNSWLDIGGSFAYRHLDKMTLTTIYQPDSVISGNDFRWGIESQWHWNNFELQGEYVQAKINKDKADGWYALADYTIHKKYQVVALAQKYNDLNPITSNNAWYGVGFNVQLSGNTKLMSDLKTQDTDSGRKYLGDLQLQIFFN; encoded by the coding sequence ATGATTTACCTGAATAAGAAGAAGTTGAAATGGATTATTTTGATGTTGGGATTAGTATTTGCACTTCATGCCTTTGGTCAGGATGAAAAGTTTGTGAATTTGAATGGTTACCTGCAAACACGCCTTTCCAGTAATTTCGATAATTCGACTGAGTTTACCATACGACGCGCAAAACTCTGGGTTTATGGCGAAATCCCGAATCTGAGTTTTATTACCTATAAAATGCAGGCGGTGTACACTTCGTTTAAAAGTGAGTCTTTTGTTTTTCAGGATGCTTTTGCAGATATCCATACCCCTGGGTATGGTTATTTGCGGGTAGGTCGCTTTGTTCCCGATTTTATGCTGCAACGGATGCAACCCGATTATGAAATTCCCGTCCTTGAACGTGCAGATGTGATTAGTGACATGACGATCAATGAAAAAGAAATGGGACGGGAGGTAGGCCTTCAATATACCTTCCAACATAAATCGTTGCCGCTCCATTTTAGCTTTGGTATTTTCAATGCGAATGTCGAACAACCTGCCCACAGTAAGGACAACCTGTTGTTATATACTTCCCGCGTGGCATATAAAGTCATAGACAAAGGCAATTCCTGGCTTGATATCGGAGGTTCATTTGCCTATCGTCATCTTGACAAAATGACGCTTACAACCATCTATCAACCCGACTCTGTTATCTCTGGCAATGATTTTCGTTGGGGCATCGAATCCCAGTGGCACTGGAATAATTTTGAATTGCAGGGTGAATACGTACAGGCAAAAATCAACAAAGATAAGGCCGATGGCTGGTATGCCCTGGCAGATTATACAATTCATAAAAAGTATCAGGTTGTTGCCCTGGCACAAAAATACAATGACCTGAATCCGATTACCAGCAACAATGCCTGGTATGGAGTAGGTTTTAATGTACAACTGTCGGGCAACACAAAACTGATGTCCGACCTGAAAACGCAAGACACTGATTCCGGCAGGAAATACCTGGGGGATCTTCAATTACAAATATTTTTTAATTAA
- a CDS encoding FmdE family protein, whose protein sequence is MINPKDWLEFGQKFHGHKCPAMPMGLRVGAAAMNALGVERAKDGQLVAFVDLGEDHCATCYGDGLQVIMGTTFGKGNIKKTNKGKWAVTVVDRATGRAVRVTPTAQAMLNNKKSKFFTEYRMLGKPASTVPAEVVDPLVDNVMNAPDEMLLTVSPIFEYKLEPKKDSFDGFVCEECGEMTVMEYGRIKGDKKVCIDCAAKK, encoded by the coding sequence ATGATTAATCCAAAAGATTGGCTCGAATTCGGGCAAAAATTTCACGGACATAAATGTCCTGCTATGCCAATGGGTTTAAGAGTTGGCGCTGCTGCCATGAATGCCCTGGGTGTAGAACGTGCTAAAGACGGACAGTTGGTTGCCTTTGTCGATTTGGGAGAAGATCATTGCGCTACCTGTTATGGTGATGGCCTTCAGGTCATCATGGGGACGACCTTTGGCAAAGGGAATATTAAAAAAACAAATAAAGGGAAATGGGCTGTCACCGTTGTTGACCGTGCCACAGGACGTGCTGTCAGGGTTACCCCTACTGCACAAGCCATGCTCAACAACAAAAAATCGAAATTCTTTACAGAATATCGTATGTTGGGCAAGCCGGCAAGCACTGTCCCTGCCGAAGTAGTCGATCCTCTCGTGGATAATGTAATGAATGCTCCTGACGAGATGTTGCTTACGGTATCTCCTATTTTTGAATACAAACTCGAACCGAAAAAAGATAGCTTCGACGGATTTGTTTGTGAAGAATGCGGCGAGATGACCGTGATGGAATATGGGCGCATTAAAGGAGATAAAAAAGTCTGCATAGATTGCGCTGCAAAAAAGTAA